In a single window of the Acyrthosiphon pisum isolate AL4f chromosome X, pea_aphid_22Mar2018_4r6ur, whole genome shotgun sequence genome:
- the LOC100575203 gene encoding uncharacterized protein LOC100575203, whose translation MSIDENEDRPESAERAIQVTNCTIYVGRVGIVIDPRLNSDCTSIARTRATEDRDGSSVNTSSKQTDFVSVRSTKLRSQRQSTTTPYAARSKTTKFGLTSRQKSVCHHPATSQLPCCLHGVGRCNYEARFGAGSDNYIAGTDDCNAAARNGGLLRRNSSGRSTIWGTQNGGRLSPLRLGSRDQNFGKSNWSTPSKIPVPYLSQPKPPARQDRPVDLYVGSRLPVPVRPGPAAARILRIDRTGDVRQFVTADKLPETDDNPDDTDDKPDDTKDKPADDTDDRPDDTDDKQDDKPDDNPEDNLDDKPDDTDDKPNDVVDLLDYDGTAVEPRQPCEHINESAASATSKLGYHSQALDDRSSTTGSEPAAVESDSLSDASDHWSLKSVDQDESGMTVPTLKPVIDDDDYSAI comes from the exons ATGTCGATTGACGAAAATGAAGACCGACCGGAATCGGCCGAACGAGCCATTCAAGTGACAAACTGCACAATATACGTCGGACGCGTAGGAATCGTCATTGACCCGCGTCTCAACTCCGATTGTACCAGTATTGCGAGGACACGCGCAACCGAAGACCGTGACGGGTCCTCCGTGAATACGTCTTCAAAACAGACGGATTTCGTTAGTGTTCGCAGCacaa AGCTTCGCAGCCAGCGCCAATCTACCACCACGCCGTACGCGGCCCGATCGAAGACAACAAAATTCGGGCTGACAAGTCGGCAGAAGTCGGTCTGTCATCATCCGGCCACGTCGCAACTGCCGTGTTGTCTGCATGGCGTTGGCCGGTGTAATTATGAGGCGCGGTTCGGCGCCGGAAGCGATAACTACATCGCCGGAACCGACGACTGCAACGCCGCCGCTCGGAACGGTGGTCTGTTGCGCCGGAACAGCAGCGGACGTTCGACGATCTGGGGGACCCAGAACGGCGGCCGATTGTCCCCGCTGAGGTTGGGGTCCCGGGACCAGAATTTCGGGAAGTCTAACTGGTCGACGCCGTCCAAGATACCGGTGCCCTATTTGAGCCAGCCCAAACCTCCCGCGAGACAAGACAGGCCGGTGGACCTGTACGTCGGTTCCAGGCTTCCCGTGCCCGTTCGACCAGGGCCGGCGGCGGCGCGGATTCTCCGGATCGACCGTACTGGTGACGTGCGGCAGTTCGTCACTGCTGACAAGTTACCCGAAACCGACGACAATCCAGACGACACCGACGATAAGCCAGACGATACCAAAGACAAACCAGCAGACGACACCGACGACAGGCCAGATGACACCGACGACAAGCAAGACGACAAGCCAGACGACAATCCAGAAGACAATCTAGACGACAAGCCAGACGACACCGACGACAAGCCAAATGACGTCGTTGACTTGCTTGACTACGATGGCACGGCGGTCGAGCCCAGACAGCCGTGCGAGCACATCAACGAGTCGGCCGCGAGCGCGACGTCTAAACTGGGGTACCATTCACAGGCGCTGGACGACCGAAGCTCGACCACGGGTTCTGAACCGGCGGCCGTCGAAAGTGACAGCCTGTCCGACGCTTCTGACCATTGGTCCCTGAAGTCGGTCGACCAAGACGAGTCAGGCATGACAGTTCCGACCTTAAAACCCGTTATAGATGACGACGACTATTCAGCtatataa